In a genomic window of Quercus lobata isolate SW786 chromosome 4, ValleyOak3.0 Primary Assembly, whole genome shotgun sequence:
- the LOC115985498 gene encoding TMV resistance protein N-like — protein MDLLTNKGAFSSSFAEQCKYDVFLSFKGEDTRNGFTSNLNGILRHNDIDSFMDDKLPRGPIELLEAIERSRIAIIIFSINYAFSTWCLNELVKILKGKKNGQLVLPIFLKVDPSEVRNQMGEFGKALAKLEKKFKDNKEKVQR, from the coding sequence ATGGATCTTTTGACCAACAAAGGagccttttcttcctcttttgcCGAACAATGCAAATATGATGTGTTCTTGAGTTTCAAAGGAGAAGATACTCGCAATGGGTTTACTAGCAATTTAAATGGTATTTTGCGTCATAACGATATTGACTCCTTCATGGATGATAAGCTTCCAAGGGGACCCATAGAGCTTCTTGAAGCCATTGAAAGATCAAGAATtgcaataattatattttctataaactATGCATTTTCCACTTGGTGTTTAAATGAACTTGTTAAAATTCTTAAGGGTAAAAAGAATGGTCAACTAGTTCTACCAATTTTTCTCAAGGTAGATCCATCAGAAGTACGAAACCAAATGGGAGAGTTTGGAAAAGCACTGGCAaagcttgaaaaaaaattcaaagataaTAAGGAGAAGGTGCAAAGATGA